The following DNA comes from Brassica oleracea var. oleracea cultivar TO1000 chromosome C5, BOL, whole genome shotgun sequence.
GTCTCATAACCAAGAATTATATTTGATATAATTAGCAAAGTGTTGCTTACCTAAATAGCTAGATATTCGGGCGATGAGCCAAAGCTCACTCGGACTTTAGTGAAATATGGATTTCGGATTATTATATTCAATATGAGGAAAATGTTTTGAATATAATATGAGTTTTCTTAATTGTTGAGATTTCTCTAATTCATGATCATATAAATATTTTATATTCTTCTATTCCAGAAATGCTAACTCCTCACAACCCATTTTCATTGCGATATGTCCTTAATAAGGACAAATTGAATGGATCAAATTTCCTCCATTGGTATCGAAACTCGAGAATTGTTCTCAAACACGAGTTTAAACCCTACTTGGAAGATCTGAAAAAGAAAAAGACTTTTGAAACATCGTCTAGGGTATTTATGTTATAGAAGTAAATGTTACTACTTTTGGTTCTACTTCATGGGTATTGGATACCGGCCGTGGTGCTCATATTTGTATGAATATGAATGGCCTGAGCAACAGTAGAATTTTGGAGAAAGGTCAACTGGACCTACGCGTGGAAATGGAGCAAGAGTTGCTGCATTTGCCGTGGGAACATTTCACTTGTCCTTACCTTCAGGTTTGGTTTTAGAACTTAAGAATTGCTACTATGTACTTGCTATAAGTAGGAATATTATCCATTCCTTGTTTGGATTTGGAAGGATTTCAATTTTCGATCAAAAACAAGTGTTGTTCTTTTGATCGTAATGATATGGTAGCCGTCCATTAGAGAATGGACTTTATATTCTAGACCAAAGCATGTTTGTCTATAATACCAAAAGATTCAAGTTTAACGACACGAATCAAATTTTTCTTTGGCATTGTCGTTTGGGCCACATAAATGAGAAACACATTCAAAAACTTCAAAGTGATGGACTTTTGAGCTCATCTGATTATGAATCATATGGAAAATGTGAATCTTGTTTATTGGGTAAATAGCTAAGGCTCCTTTTACTGGACACAGTGAAAGAGCCAAAGACTTGTTGGAACTTATACATACTGATGTATGTGGACCAATGAGTATACATGCTAGAGGAAACTACAATTACTTCATTACATTTACTGACGACTTCAGTAGATATGGTTATGTTTATCTAATGAAATATAAGTCTGAATCTTTTGAAAAGTTCAAAGAATTTCAGAATAAAGTACAAAATCAACTTGACAGGAAAATAAAAACTCTTAGATCTGATCAACATGGAGAATATTTGAGTCAAGCGTTTAGTGATCATCTGAGAGAATGTGGATTTGTTTCACAACTCACTCCTCCAGGAACACCACAGTGGAATGTTGTGTCCGAAAGGAGGAATCGAACTTTATTAGATATGTTTCGGTCTATGATGAGTCATGCAGATCTTCCACCATCATTTTCGGGATACGCTCTAGAAACGTTTGTCTTTACGCTGAATAGATGTCCATCAAAAATTAGTTGAGAAGGCACCATATGAGATGTGGATTGGAAAGGTTCCAAATTTGTCTTTCTTAAAACTTGGGATTCTGATGCTTATGTCAAACGTATGTTTACAGATAAGTTTGGACCAGAATCTGATAAATGCTTCTTCGTTGGTTATCCCAAAGCAACCAAAGGTTATTACTTTTACAACCCCACTGAGAACAAAGTGTTTGTTGCTCGAAGTGGGGTTTTTCTTGAGAGAGAATTTCTTTCTAAGAAGAACAGTGGGAGTAAAGTACAACTCGAAGAAGTTCGAGAAACACATGATAATGTTTCATTATCCCACAAAGATGATCAATTAGATTTAAGAAGAGTCGTAGAATCTACACCTCTGGAATCTGAAGTGCGTAGGTCCGAAAGGACACGTCATGAACCTGATAGATATGAGGTTTGGGTGACGGATCATCATGATCTATTTATAATAGAGAGTGATGAACCTACGTTCTTTGAGAAAGCTATGATGGGTCCTGACTCCGATATATTGCTTGAAGCAAGCATCTCATAGTTGGAATCTTCATTTTAATGAGGAAATCAAAGAGTTTGATTTCATTAGAAATAAAGAAGAACCTTGCGTTTACAAGAAAACTAGTGGGAGCGCAGTTTTTCTTGGTGTTGTATGCAGAAGACATACTTCTTATTGAGGTTGTTTCTCAATGAAATATATTGAAAAGGCTGTATATATTCTTGGAATAAGAATCTATAGAGATAAATTGAATAAGACTATTGGATTATGTCAAGACGCCTTATATCGATAAGGTCTTACATAGATTCAAGATGCATGATTCCAAGAAAGGCTTTTTGCCAATGTCCCATGGAATAAATCTTTGCAAGACTCAGTGTCCTTTGACACACGATGAGCGAGAGCGAATGAATAGAATCCCATATGCTTCTGCTATAGGACCTATCATGTATGCTATGCTATGTACTCGTCCAGATGTTGCATGTGCTTTGAGCATGACGAGTTGATACCAATGTGATCCAGGTGAAAGTCACTGGACAGCACTCAAGACTATCCTCAAGTATTTAAGAAATACTAAAGTTAAGTTTTTTGGTGTTTGGAGGAAGTGATGAGCATTTGTAAGTGGTTACAGCGATGCCGGCTTTTAGACGGACAAAGATGATTTCCGATCACAATCTGGTTTCATCTTTTGTCTTAATGGAGGAGCGGTGAGTTGGAAGAGTTCCAAGAAAATCACTATAGCAGAGTTTCAATGGATGCAAATGTTTTTGATCCATTGACCAAGCCTCTTCCATGGCCTAGGTATGAGAGTCATACTGCAGCCATGGGTATTAAGTATCTTAAGATGTGATCTTGATTTTAGTGGGAGGCTTTATGTTTATGATATGATGTTTATATTGACATACATTTAGTTATGTATTTAAACTAATGAAATTGTTTCATATTTATTTGATTATTGGATAATTAAATAAAAGTCCCAAAATAATTTATATCATTCATATAGGTCATCAAGTATGTGACTTGATCATGAAACCCTATTAGTGAAAATGGAATAAAATTGAGGTCCCTAGTCAAGGTTGTTAACATGGGACATTAATAACCATGAATGGCTAGTATGTGAGGTGACTGATGACTAAGTTTCATGGAGTCATTCAATATGTGGTATTGAAGTCAATCACATGGATATGTGTTAGAGAACACATGATCGGACTGACCCGCTATGAGAACTCTACAAGATTGTTATATGAGTGTCATAAGAGTATCTCATTACGACTATAGAGTATAGTCCTTAGACCTGAGTTCGTCATGATTCTAAACTTGTGGATTAGTTCACTTTGACCTTGTCAAACGTCAGCCGTTACTGGTGATTATAAATGCATTGATTAGGTGTTCTATGAAGTTTGTAAGGAACATGGATGGAACATGGATGAAACAAGGTGGGATTTGTCCCTCCCATATAACAGGAAATATATATCTCTGGGCCTATTGAAGATTTGATACTGAGAAATGCATGGCCGTGCTCAAACGAGGTGAATGTCAGTCGTTTGTTTTATCAGTATAAATCAGAGTTCGATAAACGTGATCTAGCTTTATAAGGATGACACTAGTTCTTGCCTTATTCTGAGATCGAAATATAGAGACATAAGGATTATGAGAATAGATGATTCTAGTACAAGTGGGAGATTGTTGGGAATGTCCTAAAATCATTTGTACTTACACTTGTTAAAGCCGTAGTGTCGAGGTTGACAATCGTATAATATTTGGTGGTTATAATGTTTTGCTAGAAACCGCTTATGATCTATGGATTAAGAATCCATTGCTAATATTATATGATCCTACAGTGTTACACATCTAAGCAAACATGATCAGTGATATATATTGAATTTTAGGAATAATATATATATATATATAAATATATATATATATATATGATATATATTATAAGATATACATAAAGATGTATATACATGATAATGATAAGTAATTAACTAATTATCATTTGACCAAAGTGATTGTCACATGCATTTATGGGTCTGGCCCTTTAATGAATTTGGTTAATTACTTGTGTTCATTATATAAACACGTGCGCTGATAGTTTTGAGATGATTACATCTCACCTAAAACCCTAATAGCAATAGAGACAAAATGTTTGTCAAAGCTTTGAGATCTGATCTCGACGACGATACTAGCATCCCGTATGGATCCAGTTTGTGTGCGTATGAATACAAGTAGAGGCACAACGTTTGGAATGCTAAATAACATCGGTTTGTTCTTGTTCTTTATTCCGCTGCCGAATAACCAGGTATATTCAAAATCTTAAGATCTAGATTTGTTTCAGTATTGACATGAGATTCTAGGCAAACTGAATTCATAGGTTGATTTATAAATTATTATAAACCGGTATGAATTTCCAACAAAAGCTACATTACACATCAACCAATCCAATGGTGGAGGTCTCCATATGTTTCTGCTGTGCTCATCACTCTTGTCTCTCTCCCTTGAGATCTGTATGTCGATAGGATTTAAACCTTTCCTCAGAATTTTGTAAAGCTTTCTTAGTTACATCCGCTGCCCACCATCTAGTTCCCGAAAAGATGTGATCATTTCTGCTCTTCAAGATTGCCCAAATCATCCAAGACCACGCTCTTAAGCATCCTGCCTATCGCCCCCTGCACTTCTTAGTTCAAGCAGCCGATTCATGTTAGCAAAAACAGAGTTCGAGCATCTATTTCTCTGGTGAGGGATCCCTGATAAGTCCCAGACCTGCCTAGCAAACGTACACTCAAAGAGTAAGTGATTAATAGATTCTCCATCTACGCCACAGACTTGACATCTAATATCGGTTTTCATCCTCTTGCAATTATCTGATCCGCCACTAGCAAAGCACTACTCAGGCCTTTCCACAAGAAAATCTTAATTTTAGGCACTATTGGAATTTTTCATATTTTCTCCTTGAAACCATTAACCGAGGGCAGCTCAAGCACTTCTGGATGCACAGATTTAGTTTTCATATCTCACGCAAGCCAGTAGGTTGATCGAAATGTCAAACTACCACTTTTATTATGTTTCCATACATAAAATTCTTTTCTGGATACTACATGTTGGTTCTTTAGAATCAATCAGCTTTACATCCCCTCCTGTAGCATTTGAGGATTCCATCTTCTCGACTGCCCATTTATTAGATCAGAGACTCTAAGGCAAACATCAAAAGAGTAGTTTTTAATCCAAGGAGCTCTCCATCCTTCCACTGGATCGTTTAACTATTTGTCACTCCATACCTTAGTGTTTTTTCCATTTCCTATGTACCGATTTGACCCCTTTTGTAACAATTCCCTACCGAAAAGAATACTGCACCAGGTGTGGGAAGATCGATCACCTAAAGCAGCGTCTAGAAAATCTGACTGAGGTAGTACCGACTTTTCAGGAAACTTGCCATCAACCCTTCTGGCTGGTTCAGGATTCTCTATCCTTGTTTCACCAACAGAGCCTAGTTGAAACTCTCTAGATTCGAAAACCCATACCACCAAGATTCTTCGGCAGACACAGCTTGTCCAATGATTTCCACCAAAACTTTGCGATATGAATCGAGAGGCTCCCATGCTGCTGTTTTATATAAAAATGACTTTTATTGTCTATATTTTATCATTATTGTCATTTTTAGTGAACTAACTCATTCAAAATGGATGTAGAATAATATAAAAGTTGATTTAGTTATATATATATATATATATATATTTCCAAAAAACGATTTATCTTTTCTTTTCTTTTTCAAAAATTTCATAATTAAACATGTTTTAACTTGAATACTAGAATAATATGTGGTACTAGGAGGCTTCATGTGCATCGTGCAGTTACGATAACTTTTTAAATAATAGTTTTATTTTAATATATATTCAATATAATTAATTTTTAGATTTTAATTTTTTTGTTTAAAAAATAAAACTATAAAAACAATTATATTTAGTTTGATTTAACTATCTCAATGTATATTTATTTAGATTTAGTTGAATTTCAATAATATTTTAATTTGTATCTTCTAAAAAATAACAATTACATTACATTTAAACGCTATATTTATTTTGATATCTAAATATAGTAAACTAGGGTCGACTTAAAAAAAAACTTTTTCCACTTTATTCTTAAAAAACCGCCCTACGGATGGGATATACTTTATTTGTAATTTAGGCTATTATTTTTTATATAATTTTGTGTTTTGTGTTTTAGGTTCATATTTGCTAGAGATGTGTATGAGATATATTATTTTCTTAATTTAAGTTGTTGGTTAGTTTATCTGTAAGTAATTTTTGTTTTGTTTTTTTGCTTCTATGATACCACCATGATTGAGTTGTTATGTCATTCTCAGTTGAATTTGTATCTAACAACTATTGTAAATGATTATTTTTGAGGTTTGCGCCATCCGTAAGGCCTTTGCATAATTTTCGAAAAAGAAAATCTCAACTTTGATGAGAAACTATACATTTATGTTCTTATTAACTATACATTTAATAAATTATATTTGAGATAAATAAAATTATTTATCAAATTAATGAGTTTGTAATTTAAAATTAAACTTAAAGTTGCTGGATTGTGGTGACAATATTAATATGAAAATTGATGGAACATCTCAATACCTTTATTTTACTTCAAATTAATTATTTATATATAATATTAAAAATATTCATATTTACATCTATCTCCATATCCATACTTTCCGTTTTCTTTGTAATCCTCACAAATTTCTGGCTAGTAATCAAATGTAGCTGAGATACTATGATATGAGAAGAAGCTCTAATGGCCTGTGTAAGCCTCCAATTTCCTCGCCAAATATATGTCTAATCGCTTCTCTACCCAACTTTGTGATCGCCTTCAGTAATCCATAAAACCGGTTGATTACATGAAAGACCTACATCATACATGATATGTACAGCGTCAATCGGTTATGAAAACAAAGCTTGAAGCTTAAGCTCCATAGGCCTAAGCAGAAAAAAGACAATGTACTCTAGGTTATCTTACACTCCATACCGTTAGTAATCTTAGTAAGCATCATGTATAGAGTTTGCAGTCTTTCTGGATTTTCACGTAAATATAGCTTTTGAATACAACCCACTTGGATCACAACGAATGTAAAAAAGAAATGTGTGATGCTCCTTTTCAGCTGTAGGTAGGTCCTTGGGTTTTAAAGAAAACAAATTCTCTAAAAGATGAAGAGCAAGGGGATCAGCATGTGGAAAGTTATGTGAGAAATGAATAGGCTTTTTCTTCTTCGAGCTTTCCTGTTCCTAACATGTCACATTCAGTGCACGCATTTCACCCAAAAATAGTAACAATGCAGCTGTGGAAACTGGAAAGGGACGTGGACCTTCCAATGGCTTCCGCAGATTTGAGTTTCCAACATATCAGTCATCAAATCCAATTGCTGGACCACATGTTCACCCGGGGAAAAGAAGTTTGCTTGTAAGAGCTCTGCAGAAATGCACCCTATACTTTATTTTCAGCGTATTGAACATAAGAAAATAATTTCAAAAAAGAACATTACAAAGCCAATTACAATCTACAGGAGAAAGCACTAATGGCTACCATTTCCTATTAGGATAATATGTGATAAAATAATGTACGATTATGAAAACGACTTTTGCGTACAAATGGAAAACATCAAATGTGGCAAAATGATATTCCAAAGAACATGTCATAATAACTTGATGGGTCACGTTGATTCCCCCACCAATTATGTAGACCCCACATGGGAATACAATTTCTGCAGATTTTGGATCACCAAAAAAATATCCTCGCCTACAACTTGGATATGTAGATACGGGGGAGATGTGAAGAAATAAACTATATATTAAGAAGATTTTATATTCACGGTTGATATTAGCTGGTGTCTAGAAAGATCACAAATTCACATTACTTTAATGAGTGTGAAAGAACTTACATTAGCTTTCGATGCTGGATTTACCTTTCCGTTTACTGTGAATGGTCCACCAAGAAGAACAATCTGTCTGACATTTTTTTGAAAACTCAGGTTCAAGCTGAACAGTCTGCATGTAAAGGTAATAAAATCTTCAATAAGACAGTGAGATAGAGATAGAGATGAGACCCAACAAAATGAGCATGAGAAAGTCTAACCAGTGAGATGTTTGCCAGAGGTCCCAAAGCAACAACAAAGAGCTCTTGTGTTTCGTCTCTCCTAGGTTGGTTGATTTTCATCGGAAAATAGTGCTGAAGGAAACTTTCCGGTAGGTTGCGATGATCGGTTTGCCATGGAGACATAAAAAATTAATAAGCGTATAGAGCCGGTAGGTTGGATGATCACTTAGCCCATTGAAAACACTAACCTGCGAAGTTGTTACGGTAAGTAAAAGTGAGATGCAAAACAAAAAATAACAAAATCTTGATCTGGGTCAAACGAATATCAAAGCGAAGCAGTAACATTGATCTAGATGAAGAGAGAGAGAGAGAGCGAGAGAGAGAGAGAGAGAGAGAGAGAGAGAGAGAGAGAGAGAGAATGATTAAAAAAGATGACAGACGGAACACCATATCTCAAATACTCAATACTCAGAATCTTACCCACAAATGGACTCGTGTTGATGGAATAGTAATACGATGATCTGTAACTCGAAATGGAATTTTATATAGAGGTGAAGGAGTACCTGATAAGTTGCTTGTTAAAATTTGGGGTTTTGCAATCCTAGGTGGGAAGGTGTAGTGGTGGAGAGATTTAATAGGGACTCTAAACATCATTGGGTCATCAATGGCGTTGAATCAATTATTTCCTTAACGGTTCAAGGAGATGAATTTCAGACGGAACAACACGATCGGAGCTCCACCCAGAGATTCCTCCCGGAGATGCGTCTCACACATCACTCTACAACCTCCGTTGTCAATTGACCTAATTGGAGTTCGATCGAAACTAAGAACCCTAGATACCAGAAGTCTTCATCACTGAAGAAGACGAAGACTACTACAGAGCAAGCTTTTGTTTTGGTTTCAGCCTACCAAACGTTATTCAAAGCCTGTAACAAAAGAAACTCGGGTAAGTCCGTAACATTAATGAAAGGCCACGTTTTTGTTAGAGGACACATGTCAGATGGTCGACATCCGAATTAGTGACATGTCCGCCTACGTGGACACGCTGGGAGAGAAGGAAACTTTATATAAGATAGATTTGTTTTTTGTTTGCTTTATATAAGATAAATTAAAGTGATACTCCCTCTGTTTCAGATTACTTGTCATTGTAAGGTAAATTTTTTGTTTCAATGCAAAATTTATTGATTATATATTTTTATCTATTTTTTAATTGATTGAAATGTGGTTAGGTGTATTGGTAATGATGTTTTTATCTAGTAAATATACAAAATTAAATGTTTTTTTAATTTGTGTGCCGAAATCTTAAACGACAAGTAATCTGAAACGAAGGGATAAGAATTAATCTTTTAATTAATCTGATAAATCAACAGTTAATTGTTCAACCTGCATTTGCATGTTAAGCACTTTAATATGTACTAATAATATGTGGTACATAAAAAAAACCATTGCTGAGTGAAGACAAATCAAGGAGAATGCTGAGGGTAATTAATTCAAGAAGAAAACTTTTAGGTTAAGAGCAAAACGCTGGATTTCGTCTCCTGTTTAAATGATTTTTGATTCCAGAGTCATATTGTTCATGATTGTGGATAAAATGGAAAAACTATAGTAAAGGAAGAGATATTTCTATATTTTAGGGTGTAGAAAGATCTAACATATATTCGACTACTAAGACGTATAAAAAAAGATTCTAAAACCCTAGAACAAAAGATCAACTATTATTGACTTTCAACTATATATGCATGCATCTAATTTAAAATATGTAGGAAATTTAATCTTTACATTTTCTCTCCCTCTAAGGCGACGGCAATCATGATCTAGGGTTTCGATGACCTTTATTATAATAATGAGTTCCAGGTGAATATCTTGTACACAAGTAATCGTATAATTTATGTGAAAGCAGAAATAATGGGAAAAAAGTTTTCATCTCGTTTTTTATGAATACCCAGTACAAAAATGAGGGAACAAATATGAGAAAGCTTAACAAGATATGGCTTGGTGCGAACGGAACCATGGTTTGTTATTGGGGATCAAAACGAAATCACAGGAAACTATGAGAAACAGGGAGGCCATTTAAGAAGGCCGGAGTACAACTGTCACAAATATCAGAGGATTCTCGCTTGTGTTGGTTTGAGAGTGTATTGAAAATTTGATTGGATCTGGTAAACAAGTCAAAATCCGGAATGAAACTTTTGAGTTCTCCCCATATTGATGATCAAACGGGTGTTTGGAATTACTACTGGTGGTAACTACGATGACTGGAAATTTGGAGACGTGAATCATTCAGTGGCAATACTTACATGCAAGTTCCATAACAAGTGTGAGGAGTTTAGTTTGAAGGACATGTATCCAACTTACAAGATGGTGTATAACATCTGCCATATGAATTAGATTTTTGGATCTGATTCAGAGGGACTAGTAAAACATCACTTGCAGCTTCTGAGTGCTCTTGTTATGAGGAAACACATTGACTTCGGTTATCTGGTGTATAATCAAATTGTTGATCCAGACTACTACTCTAACTAACTCTCGAACATTGGGTTTCCTAACCTCATCCATCATGTTTTGGCTCATCAACGAAACGTGCTGCACTTGGTTGATGATGAAGAGATAGTAGGAAGTCCTAAATATATATGGAAGTTTTTAGAAGCATTAGGGTGTGTTGAAAATGAAAATGATCACGACGAATCTGTGTGACATGGCCATTGGTGTTTTTGTCTGACAAATCACTCATTCAGTAGGACATTATGAGTGTAGGATGGTTGGCTTGTCAATAAATATGTGCTTGTGATGAACTTATTGTGCTTCTGATGAACTTTTTGAATGTGTTTTAGCATGTCTATGTATGTGGTGTTTATTTTCCACTTTGATTATGTGTATGTGAATGCGGTTCGTTGGAGATGGTTTACCATGTTTTACAGGTTGAGAAATGAGGGGACACGTGCAGACAAAAAGGAGGAGATTGCAAGCCCAAGAAATGTTGAGCGGATTAAGAGCCGGTTTAAGACTTGGCAATTAGAGATTGAAGCTGGTTTGGGCACTAGAAAACAAGAAGATTATGATCATGAAATGAGGACGTGTCTGCGAGGATTATGGAAAGAGTATATTTGAGATTGGAAATGCTCGACTAAAAAGAGAAGAAGACTGAAATGTTATTAGGTCAGACATATTTAGAGTAAAAGACACTCAAGCAAAAGGATCATCAGGTTTGGGTTCTTAGTGAGTGAGATTCGTGTGAGAGAAGCAATTGTTATTGCTTTAGGATACCTTGGGTAGTTAGAAATTGGTCAGTCGTGATACGCAAATTGTCTGTAGTGATCACATAAATCTGATTAAACAAGATTTTGAAGTTTGTTCAAGTGATATCAAATAAAGGTATTTACAGAGTAAGAATTTTGCATTGCAAAAGTTTGTGTATATCCACGTTCTAGGTATTTCATTTGTCTCTCATCTCATGAGTCTCATTTTAGCCTAACGACCAATGCATTTTATTGAGAGACTCAAAAAAAATTTATTTACCTTATAATTATCATATTATTTTCTCCATATATATTGTTATCACTTACACAATATCACTAACCATTTTATTATAAGTTACTCAACCTTGAATTACTTTATCTCAAATACATTTAACTCTTATCTATAAAAATAATCTAAAATATAATTAGATAGAGATAGAAAAAATCGGAGTTCCAATACAACACTCTAGAGGAATTCTTGGATCTTCTCTCTAAAACCTTAAACTTCTAAGAAAACTATAAATCTTTGTCTGTGTGTTCTCTTGCCCAAACAATGGCATAACTTATATATTCTCGGTCAAAACTCGTCAAAGGAATTCTTGTAAATTGTGTAGATTTATGGGCTCAAATCTTGATCTCGGC
Coding sequences within:
- the LOC106293519 gene encoding uncharacterized protein LOC106293519 gives rise to the protein MSPWQTDHRNLPESFLQHYFPMKINQPRRDETQELFVVALGPLANISLTVQLEPEFSKKCQTDCSSWWTIHSKRKELLQANFFSPGEHVVQQLDLMTDMLETQICGSHWKESSKKKKPIHFSHNFPHADPLALHLLENLFSLKPKDLPTAEKEHHTFLFYIRCDPSGLYSKAIFT